The Synergistaceae bacterium region TCATCGTCGTGGTTACCTTTGTCGCAATGGTTGCTGTGAATGCGCTGGCGAACATATTGCCGATCAACGGGATTAACACGGGCGCAGTTTCCGACTCCTATCCCAATTTGTTCGCTCCGGCTGGGTTGACATTCTCGATCTGGGGTGTGATTTACGCGTTGCTGGCAATATATGTGCTGTTTCAACTTGGACTGTTCCGAGGCAAGAATGCCGATGTCAACGTGATATTACTTAGAAAAACAACCATCGTGTTCTCAATCTCATCTTTAGTCAACACTGCATGGATATTTTCATGGCACTACAAGATCATCCCCTTATCGGTGTTGCTTATGGCTTGCTTGCTAATCTGTCTGATTGTAATCGTATCTTCACTGAAATCGCAAAACTTGACCACAAGAGAAAAGTTATTGCACCGCTTGCCGTTCAGCGTCTACTTTGGCTGGATCACCGTTGCGACAATTGCAAATGCCACAACACTACTTGTGGACCGTGGTTGGAACGGCTTGGGCTTGCCTGAATCCACATGGACGGTCATTATGCTGGCGGCGGGTGCTTTGATTGGTACTGCCACTGTGCTTCGGTTTAGGGATATCGCATATGGGCTTGTGCTCGTTTGGGCGTATACTGGAATATTGATTAAGCATACTTCGGCTAACGGATTTTCCGGCCAATACACCGATGTGATCATTACGGTAGTGATCTGCCTTGTTATTTTCGTTGCAACGGTGATATACAACGCGCTATCGCAAAAACGCAAACAAGAAGTACAACAATAACGAATGTCCGGAGGAATACGGTTGAAATACGATGCAATTATTATTGGCGGCGGCCTTTCGGGGCTTACTGCGGCCAGCCTGCTGGCTAAACGCGGCCTGA contains the following coding sequences:
- a CDS encoding tryptophan-rich sensory protein, which encodes MESKKNVGLKIIVVVTFVAMVAVNALANILPINGINTGAVSDSYPNLFAPAGLTFSIWGVIYALLAIYVLFQLGLFRGKNADVNVILLRKTTIVFSISSLVNTAWIFSWHYKIIPLSVLLMACLLICLIVIVSSLKSQNLTTREKLLHRLPFSVYFGWITVATIANATTLLVDRGWNGLGLPESTWTVIMLAAGALIGTATVLRFRDIAYGLVLVWAYTGILIKHTSANGFSGQYTDVIITVVICLVIFVATVIYNALSQKRKQEVQQ